From one Perca flavescens isolate YP-PL-M2 chromosome 19, PFLA_1.0, whole genome shotgun sequence genomic stretch:
- the LOC114545463 gene encoding trace amine-associated receptor 13c-like, whose amino-acid sequence METQDGAELCFPQLFNTSCRKLTTPWFEVMFIHILLYSISLLTVALNLLVIISVSHFRQLHTPTNILLLSLAVSDLLVGLVLMPGEILRNTSCWFLGDFVCFLYKYLSFIIPYSSVGDMVLISVDRYVAICDPLHYTTRITVNRVKLCVCLCWLCSFSYSFIFVKDELTQPGRYNSCYGECVLVIDYVVAAVDLVLSFIVPVTVIITLYLRIFAVAVSQARAMRSHITAVTLQHSVTPKPKKSELKAARNLGVVVVVFILCFCPYYAVSLAGDSLVNALSATNALFYCHSCLNPVIYALFYPWFRKAVKLIVTLQILQPGSSETNIM is encoded by the exons ATGGAGACACAGGACGGAGCAGAGCTCTGCTTTCCACAACTCTTCAACACCTCCTGTAGGAAGCTGACAACTCCTTGGTTTGAAGTGATGTTCATTCACATTTTGCTCTACTCCATCTCTCTGCTCACTGTAGCTCTCAACCTGCTCGTCATCATCTCAGTCTCCCACTTCAG gcagctccacacacccaccaacatcctcctcctctctctggctgtctcagaCCTTCTAGTGGGCCTCGTGCTGATGCCGGGAGAAATCCTCAGAAATACATCCTGCTGGTTCCTTGgtgactttgtgtgttttctttataaatatcttTCATTTATCATTCCATACTCATCAGTAGGTGACATGGTGCTCATATCAGTTGACCGTTACGTTGCTATTTGTGACCCTCTGCATTACACCACCAGAATCACTGTCAACAGagttaaactgtgtgtttgtctgtgttggctCTGTTCTTTTTCCTACAGCTTCATCTTTGTGAAGGATGAACTGACTCAACCAGGGAGATATAATTCCTGCTACGGAGAATGTGTGTTGGTCATTGACTATGTCGTTGCAGCTGTTGATCTTGTTTTAAGCTTTATTGTTCCAGTAACTGTCATCATAACTCTGTATCTGAGAATATTtgccgtggctgtgtctcaggctcgtgccatgcgctctcacattacagctgtcacactccagcattcagtgactccaaagccaaagaaatcagagctgaaagcagccaggaatCTTGGTGTTGTTGTAGTTGTGTTCATACTATGTTTCTGCCCATATTACGCTGTCTCTCTTGCAGGTGACAGCTTGGTGAATGCTTTATCTGCAACAAATGCTCTCTTCTATTGTCACTCTTGTCTAAACCCTGTGATCTATGCCTTGTTttacccctggtttagaaaagcagttaaactcattgtaactcttcagatactgcagcctggctcctcTGAGACCAACATAATGTAG